In the Dolichospermum flos-aquae CCAP 1403/13F genome, CTTTGTTTTCGATAAAGCGTTGCAGACTAAACTCCATTGCTTTGGCATTGAAGGGAGTATCATCATGAAATACTACTCCTTTGCGAATGGGAATAGTATAAGTTAAACCATCTGCACTCACTTTTGGTAATGCTGTGGCCAATTGTGGTTTAATTTCTGTACTACCTGGTTCATAAGTGTACAGGCGATCGCTCATATTAAATACTAAACTCAAAGATCCCAATTCATACGCATCAGCAGGATCAAGAGTTCTTGGCTTTTCCGTTGTCCCTACGGTAATCCGACCATCACCCGTCCGAGTATTTATAGTATTAGACTGTGGTGTATTTGTTTGCTGTTTAGGAGTACAACTAACAACCAATAATAGACAAAGACAGAACAAAGATAGGAATTTTGTCATCCTACCCCATTGTTTAATTAGCAAGGAACACCAAGTGATCATTATTAAAGTATTTTCAATCAACGGTCAGTCATTATAGCAGGGAAGAGGGAATATTGATCTTTTTCCCATAACTTAATTACATAACTCATAATATACTCAAATTTTTTATTAAGTTATGTATTTGAATTTGGTAATTTTCCTAAATGAAGATGGATTATTCTATTATTAAAAAAATCCTGATCGAAGCATTAAATAAATTATGGTTTTAACAGCTTCTACAATGTTGCCTCTAGGCACGAAAGCACCAGATTTTCATCTACCAGAAGTAGTATCTAGAAAAATAATTTCTCTTGATAATTTTGCCGATAAAAAAGCATTGTTAATCATGTTTATTTGTCGTCACTGCCCATTTGTTAAGCATATTCAACAAGAATTAGCCAGATTAGATCAAGATTACAGCAACAGTGACTTAGGGATTATTGCCATTAGTGCTAATGATGCTAAAAATTATCCCAATGATGCCCCAGAATCATTAAAAGACATGGCTATAGAACTGGGGTTTGATTTTACCTTCTGTTACGACGAAACCCAAGAAACGGCAAAAGCATATACAGCAGCTTGTACACCAGATTTCTTTTTATTTGATAGCGATAGAAAACTCGTTTATCGTGGACAATTAGATGATAGTCGTCCTAGTAATAATCAACCTGTTACAGGTAAAGATTTAAGAGCAGCTATTACCGCAGTCTTAAATAATCAACCTGTGACAAGTGAACAAAAGCCCAGTATTGGTTGCAATATCAAATGGAAATCAGGTAATGATCCTAGTTATTAAGGGTAATTGGTGATTGGTAATTGGTAATTGGTAATTGGTGATTGGTAATTGGTAATTGGTAATTGGTAATTGGTAATTGGTAATTGATAATTGGTAATTGGTAATTGGTAAAACTCTTACCTGTTCCCTGTTCCCTGTTCCCTGTAACCTGTCACCGGCCCCCTCCCCTACCCCCTGTAACCTGTCACCTGTCACCTGTTCCCTTTAATGCTGAATTTCCAAATTGAGAATATAACGCCCTAATTGGATTTTTCCTGTCCATAATTCGTATTCTAAACGGAGATTCTCTGGAAAAGGATGCCCGCTAAGAGTAAAACTTTTGGTAAAATTACGCAAACGGATAGATTGATGGGGTTGTAATGATTCATTTGGCAACCAGAAACGACTAATGCCATAAACACCTAATTCCCAAAAGTGACGGTAACTGACTTGTGCATTACCTTGCATTGTCATAATTAACCGCCGAGATGAAATTTCCAGCCATAAAATTCTGGGACTGCTGGGAGGAGAAAAATTGTTTTTAGTTGGGTAAATTGTATCTTCTGGATTTAAATAACTGCCTACTTCACAACTAATAAGAGGTGGTGCAGTTAATAGTAAATGAAATTTATCTGTATCCTTTTGAATTAAAGTTCCAGCAGTGTCAACCACAGACCAAATTGGTAAGTCGGTGGAAATCATTGATAAACATACGGGTTTGCGGTGGTGAGTTAGCATGAGAGTGTGAGGGATTAAAAATGAAGAGTAAAAGTTTAGCGATTTTCTAAATTGCCAGTTTTGCCTATTATTTAACGTTACGGCTGACGTTTTTGGTAGAAGCAACAAAACACAAGACATTTAAGCAAGATATCTAATAAATAGTAAAACCTGCTTCATCGTTAGCAAATATTTTGATTTGTTAATCTAAACCATTCAATATGGTATTACCTGTCACCTGCTATCTACCAGAAGAAGGATTATAGTTGCCAAAAAGCGGTAGGATACTAAATTGGAAGTGAATAGTGACAATTAAGTCGCTGTTTAGCTTTTATTCTATTCAAAAGTCATTGTATCCTAATGTCGGCTATTGTTATTAATTTAGAAACTCAAGCAAACTCTTCTGATCACTTAATTATTCAGCGCCCTGCCTCTGAATTGTCTTTGCAGGGACGTATCCGAGTCCCTGGAGATAAGTCTATTTCTCATCGCGCTTTGATGTTGGGTGCAATTGCTGAAGGTGAAACTCAAATTCAAGGACTGCTGTTAGGTGAAGACCCCCGTAGCACTGCGGCTTGTTTTCGGGCGTTAGGTGCGGAAATTTCGGAATTAAATACAGAATTAGTCAAAGTCAAAGGCATCGGTTTAGGCAATTTTCAAGAGCCTATAAACGTCTTGGATGCGGGTAATTCTGGAACAACGATGCGGTTGATGTTGGGATTGTTAGCATCCCATCCAGGGCGATTTTTCACGGTGACTGGTGATAGTTCTTTGCGATCGCGTCCTATGTCCCGTGTCGTCAAACCACTGCAACAAATGGGGGCGCAAATTTGGGGACGCAAGGGCAACACCTTAGCACCTCTAGCCATTCAAGGACAAGCCCTCCAGCCCATTCATTATCATTCTCCCATCGCTTCGGCTCAAGTTAAATCCTGCATTCTCCTCGCGGGTTTAAACACCCAAGGACAAACCACCGTTACTGAACCCGCTTTATCACGGGATCACAGTGAACGAATGTTAAGGGCTTATGGCGCAGAATTAAGTATAGATCCAGACCGCAATAGCGTCACGATCACAGGTGGGGCGAAACTCTACGGACAAACTGTAATTGTCCCTGGTGATATCAGTTCAGCGGCTTTTTGGTTGGTTGCGGGGGCGATCGTTCCTGGTTCAGATTTGGTAGTCGAAAATGTCGGTGTGAATCCTACCCGCACGGGGATTTTAGAAGCATTGGCACTCATGGGGGCAGATATTCAACTAGAGAATCAACGGGAAGTAGCGGGAGAACCTGTGGCTGATATCCGTGTCCGTTCCGGTGGTTTAAAAAGCTGTACGATTGCTGGTGATATCATTCCCAGGTTAATTGATGAAATTCCCATTTTGGCAGTTGCAGCGGCTTTTGCTGAGGGGACAACCATTATTCGGGATGCGGAGGAGTTAAGAGTCAAAGAGAGCGATCGCATTACCGTGATGGCACAACAACTCAATAAAATGGGGGCAAAAATCACCGAACTACCCGACGGGATGGAAATCACCGGCGGTACTCCCTTAGTCGGTGCGGAAGTAGATAGCCATACAGATCATCGCATTGCCATGAGTTTAGCGATCGCAGCCCTCAACGCTACTGGTACAACTACCATTCACCGCGCTGAAGCTGCTGCTATTTCTTATCCCAACTTCACAATCACATTACGGGAAATTTGTCAATAGTTTTTAGGGACAGGGTAAAGGGGGATAGATTGGCAAAAGGAGAAATTAAGTAGTAAATTTAAAAATGAATGAAGTATTTAACACTAAAACAAAAACAATATTTAGCAGAAATAGCTAACAGTTATGCTAATTTACAATGTGTTCAATGTGCTGTAGCTATAAAAAACTATTTACAACTGGTAGGAATCCAAGGCAAACTAATTACAATTAATACACAAGCTGATTTAGATTATCGTAATTGTTTTCTTTATGATGATAGTATTGGAGGTGATGCCATTTCAGAAACAGGATATCATGAAGGAGTTATGGTTATAATAGATGGGATAGAAATTGTTTTTGACAATCATCATCCTCAAGGAGTAGCAAAGGTAGAATGGTTAGCTAATTTTCAATTTTTTGGTAAAATTCATTTAGGACAAGAGTTAATAGTCATTGAAGAAAACTTTTAATCAATATTCAGGAGAAAATTATGCTAGATATAACTATCGCTAATGGTAATAAAAATAGTCAAGAATATCTCTATGAGTTATTAACTAGAATTAAACAACGCCCAGGAATGTATTTAGGAAAAGTATCTATAACTCGGTTAAAAATGTTATTGATGGGTTACAGTATGTCCAGAGGTGAGTTAGGGTTACAACTAACACAACAAGAAAAACAATTTGCTCAATTTCAGAAATGGATACAAGGAAAATATCAAATTAATTCTACTGAAGGTTGGGAAAGTATTATTTTGTCTCAAGTAGAGGATGAAAAATTAGCTTGTGATTTATTTTTTCAATTATTGGAACAATTTAAGAATGAAATTTTAGAGTTGGATAAACTGACTGTAACAGTAGGAAAATAATACTATTATATCGCTTCCATAACTCGTACCCAAATTGCAGGGAGGAAAAAGAATACCTTTAGAAAAAATGTGGGAAGGAATTGATGCAGAATGAGTCTTTCTTAATTAATATTGATTTAACTCCTGAATATCAGAAGAATTTAAAATATTTAGCCAAAAAGTATCGAAATATTCGCTCTGATACTCAGTTTTTTACTACGGAATTACAAAAAGGAAATTTATTAGGGGATAGGTTAAGTGGTTTGTGATATAATATCAATACCATAAACAATAGGAGATGTTTTATGAATCAAACTATCAATAAAATTGTGGAATCAATTGAGTCTCTTTCTGGTGAAGAAAAATATTTATTATTTGAGCAATTAGCTAAAAGAAAATTATTTAATGGTTATGAAAAACTATATCCAAATGTCGGAGAATCTTTAGAAATAGCTGAATCTGATTTTAATGATTATCTTTCTAATTTAGAAGATTATGAAGATAGATTGGCAAAAGGAGAAATTAAGTGGTAGATATAAAAAGAGGAGATATTGTTTTATGTGATCTTAATCCAGTTAGAGGAACAGAACAGGCAGGAATTAGACCAGTTGTAATTGTACAAATAGATCAAGCTAATAAAGTTAGTCCTCATACAATTATTGTACCTTTGACTTCAAAAATTCGACAAACTATTTTAACATCTCATGTATTTATACCCGCTAATACTGGGGGCTTAAAACAGGATTCAGTTATTTTATGTGAGCAAATTAGAGTAATAGATAAATTAAGAATTAACAAAATTATTGGTCATTTAGAAGATGATTATTTATTTAAATTAGAACAAGCATTATCTGTAATTTTAGGGATTAATTTTAACAAAACAGAAAAAATTATTGATGAACTTTGAAATAAATAATTATATGGAAACAATAACTTTAAATTCTCATGTTGGTGAAGATGGAATATTACATTTAGATATTCCTGTAAATATGGTTAATGCTGATTTAACTATTACTATTAATTTAAAACATAGTGATGATTTTCAACAGGACAATAAACCAAAAGGAAAAGGTTGGCCTGCTAATTTTTTTGAGGAAACATCAGGATGTTTAAAAGATACTCCTTTAACTATAGATTCAGAAGGTGTTTATGATGATTTAGAGGAGTTTAAATTGTCATGAAATATTTGTGAGATACAAATGTACTTACTATCTTTGTTGCCAAAATTTAATAGTTTTATCTTTGCTACCACTAATTAATATTTGAGTATTTGGAATAAAAGTAAGAGATGTAACAGCACTATCATGTTGCTTTATTTCATCAAAAGGAAGTAACTTTTTATTAATAAAATCCCAAATTTTAATATAACCTTTATTGTCACCACTGGCTAATAACTTACCATTTGAACTGAATGTAATTGTGTTAATTATATCATGACCTAGATCACTAGAATTTTCTTCTTCTAAAATACCTACTTCCTCACCAAGAAGATTCCATAATTTTATTTGATAATTATCCTCACCCACACTTGCTAAAATTTTACCATCAGGATTAAATGCTAACGAATTAATCTTCATGCCATTGTGTATTTTGTGAGCATTCATAATTTCATGTTTTTCACATATAGTTAAATCTACTATTTCCCAAAAACATATATTTCCTCCACTGTCGGAACTCGCAAGAGTTTTATTATCGCTACTAATTGTAATTGATGTTATTTGTTTACCAATCCCGTGTTGTTGATTATCAATATTTTTTTGTGTTTTCCAATTAAACAATTGGATAGTTCCATCTTTACAACCGCAAATAATTAAATCTTTATTTATAAATGATAAGGAAGTAATTCTAGTATTGTTACCACCTTGTATTAATATTGAATATTTTTCTTTGCAATTATGATCATATATTTTAATGTAATTAATGTCTCCGTTTACTATCCCCGTTGCTATATAATCGTTTTGATTAATTGATGTAGGACTTTGATGATAAATACCTGGTTCTGCTCGTTGTACAAGTTCTAATATTTGTTCTCCAACAAAAGGAATGTTATTGATTAGTTTTGAGGGAAAAATTTGATGTTTCTTTTCTAATTTATTTTGATCATCATATTTAATATCTTCTCCATTTGTAGCATCAAACGGAACTCTAGCTAATGTTTGCCAAGTATCATCAAATCTTACAGCCAAAAAAGTACCTTGAGTAGAAATATCAAAATCACATATTTCATGATCAAGTTTTATTTTATGTAATAGATCCCATTTTTTCTGAGAACTGTCCTCAATTTTGGGAGAATTTGTGTAAGGTTCTTGAATAATTAATTCAAAATATTCTGATGAGGTTTCAAAATTTTGTAATTTTGAAGGAATTGTTGCTTTTGGACTACTCCACTGCCAAAATGCTTGATAAGGGTGTTTAATGTCATTATGGATTTTAGCAAAAATGTCCTCATCAACTTTTATTTTTGTTAATTTATTCCTAAAAACAACACCTTCAATAAATGGAATTTCTCTACCGAAAGAATCTTTAATTATGCCATCTCCGGGTATTCCCATATCTTTATAAGTTGTTTCAATTACACGAAATACTAACGTTAAATCACCCACAGGAGAATTATGGATTTGACGACATATTGCTTTTTTAGCTTCTGTTACATTTCCTCCAGCAACAGACTCAATGAAACTAGATACTCTAGCATCACACATGAAATCAGGTGCAACTATTGTTCTAAATCCAAGATTTTTACTACGACTAATGAGGAAAACCCAACCTTCTATTTTTTCCATACTATATTTTGTCATCATTTAACTTCTTGATTTAATCTAATTAATTTAATTGGTTAATTTAGAGTCTGGATGTTCATATTCTAATTTATCTACAAGCGATAAAAAACAACGAGTAGAATATTCTAAAGCAGTTTTCTCATTGTCAATTTTTGCTAAAGCTTCTATTTTTTTATTTCTTAATTGTTCTGTTCTTTCTTTAGCTGCGATTTCTTTATCATATACAGATGTTTGCAATTCTTGATCAATAAAATCAATAATATCTGTAAGTATTTCCTTTGAAAAAAATTGAAACTTGGGAGGTAATTTAGGTGTTACTATTTCCAGGATTGTTTTAGTAGTTTTACCAAAATATTTTTTGAGTCTATCCCATAAAGTTAAATTAGCTTTGACTTCTTGAACCTGTTCTTCAGATTTTTTCTTCTCCTCATTAATCATTTTTCTTAACTCTTCTTGTAGCTTATCAGGTAGAATACAAGCTATAGGTAATTCTATATTATAAGGTTTAGGTAGTTTTCCTGTTTTTTTCATACTACCATCAGTTTGTTGTTCTGCAAAACCTTTACCAACTGAACTAACAGGAATTAATCGAATAACACCTTTATCATTTCCATTATTATTACTCCGAGTCATAATAATATTGCGGAACTGCTCTATTTCTAACAGATGATTTTTAACTTCTTCTAGGGTATATTCATCTTCTATTAAATCCCATTTACTAATAATAAAATGAATAGATTCATTTGTATTTTGCATTAAATTCAATACGTTTGCCAATTCTTTAGTTACCCATATATTACCTGACTCTTCACCCTTAATATATGAAAGTAACCGCGAACCATCTATTAAACCTAATAAAACATCTGCATTTTTTATTGTCTCACCAAATTTTTCAACTTGTGTACGATCATCTTTTCCCTCTGTTAGTATTTCACCTGAATAATCTGTATACTGAAATTGACAAGCTGAATAAATACCTTTCTGAGTCTGTATTTTACAAGTAAATTTCCAATTAGATATACCATTGACAAATTGTGTTGATTCTGGCCATTTTTTACCAGTAGCAACTTCAGTATAAATCTGATTTAGAATTATTCGTTGAGCATCATCTACCGCCAAGAAAAATCCTGATTCTCCCTGTGTTGAGAGTTTATGATACATACTCCCTAAAAACACAGTTTTACCTGAACCAGATGGACCCAAAATAACTACATTATAAGTTGGTAGCATAAATTGTCTCTAAGTATCAATACAGTAATTTTTCGATTTTTTACCCCACGTTATATCTATCATCTTTTTTTATTATCTAAAAGACTGTTTAATACTGTGTTTTGTAATGAACTGTTAAAGAAATGTATTAAAATAGCTTAGAATGATGCGTAAAAATACGCTATAATTCCTGAAAACCTTATCATGATTTAATTTTATGGATGTTACAGAAATTTTACAATTTGCAGATCAATTGATCTTAAATAAAACAGGAAAACGTTTAGATGATCTGCAAAAAACTGTAATTACAGGAGTTTATGATGGAAAAACTTATGAAACAATAGCAGATGAATGTCATCGCAGCGAAAGTCGCGTTAGAAGTGTTGGACGTAAACTATGGCAAATTTTATCAGAATCTTTAGGAGAAGATGTTAATAAGCATAATTTTTGTTGGACTATAGAAAGAGTTATTAATTCTCAGCTTGTTAATATTGTTAATAGTAATATTCATTATTGTCATAATAATAAAGAATCTTCTGAAAATACAGAACAAAGTATTAAAGATCAAGTCTATCACGATTTAACCATTGCTCCTAAAATTAATCGTTTTTGTGATCGCACTGCGGAAATTGATACTTTATCCAATTGGATATTAAATCAAAATACTCATTTAATCTCAATCTTAGGATTATCCGGTATTGGTAAAACCACACTCGTTAAAAGATTTATAGACTTACATCAACAAAAGTTTGATGCTATAGTTTGGAGAAGTTTAAAATTCCCCCAATCTTTAAATTTATTACTTGATGATTTACTAAAACATCACAAATTAGACTCATTACCAACAATAAATGATAAATTAAAACAATTATTTGATATTCTCACAAATAAAAAATGTTTAATTATCCTTGATGATTTACAAAATATCTTTATTCCTAGTCAATTCGCGGGAAAATATCAACCAGAATATCAAGATTATCAAACCCTATTCAAAATGATTACAGAAACCCAACATCAAAGTAGCGTCATATTAATTAGTCAAGAACAATGTCCAGAAATGGAATGTTTAGATGAAGAACTATATCCTATTAAATCTTTAGAATTATCAGGTTTAGATAATCCAGAAATTCTCAAAAATACCGGATTAAAAAATAAGGATAGTTGGTTAAAATTAATCAAATTATATGAAGGTAATTTACTGTATTTAAAAAGTATTAGTATCCTAATCAATAAAAATTATGATGATCAAGTTGCTGATTTTTTAGCTGAAAATACTTTACATATTACCAATCAAATGCAGTCTCATTTTCAAGAGACATTTCACCACCTATCACCCCAAGAACAACAAATAGTATTAGAACTAAGTAAATTTGAAAACCCTATTTCCAGAGAAGAATTAAGACAAAGTTTAAATTTATCCTCAGTTGATTTTAATAATGGTTTACAATCCTTACAACAACGGTATTTAGTCACGAAAATAAAAGAAGATAGAATTCTGTTTAAATTATCTCCAGTTTTTCAAGAATATATGAGAAATCCGGGGCTAGTTATCTAGTTGAATCTGGTAATGGATAATTTGTGATAAAATCCCTGTATTTATCCTGTTCATCCTTTAATCCTGGACATCCTGATTCAGACAATTACCTAACCAATTGCATTGCTGAATTAAAAAACTGCCGACATAAACCTTTGGTAATTAAAATAGTTGTTAATAAGTTTGTGACAGCCACCATAAAAATAATTAAAATCTCGTAGGATACAGCCTCTAGTGGTGCAACACCAGCTAATAATTGTCCATTGGTAAAAGTTGGTATTGTTACCATACCAATCAACATCATTTGATTCAAAGTCGGCATAATTGCGGCGCGAATCGCTTCTTTGCGGTAGGGCTTAATCGCCTGTTCAGGAGTTGCACCTAAACTTAAATGAGTTTCTATTTCCGTGGGAAATTGGTTGATACTACTAACTAAACGTTCTCCGGCTATGGCGGCTGCATTCATGGCATTACCCAGCAAAATGCCAGCTAAAGGAATGATATAACGTGGTTCATACCATCTTTCTGGTTGAATAATTAAAAAATTGGTATAAAGCAATGTTAAGGACGTGCTGACAAAAATCGCACTTCCAGCTAAAGGTAAAACTTGTGGAATTTTTTGACTGATGCGGTTGCGAGTAATAATTACAGTAATTGTCAAAATTATTGCTAAAATTCCCAGTACCGCCCAAACATTGTTAACGGCAAAAATGAAGTCAAAAGTGTATCCTAATACAAGTAGTTGGAGGATAGTTCTACCAGTAGCTACGCTTAAATTTAATTCTAGTCCTAATTGCTCCCACGCCGATATCCCAATGGCAACAGCCATTAAACCAATAGCTAAAGCCAAATCTACCATATCCAATTTGATTAGCTCTGGCATAGTTTGTCTACCTCTTAACGATTGAAAACTTTACGTATTACAGGGAATAGGGAACAGGGAAATCTTTTGAATTCTTCCTTCTTTATCCTGACAACTGACAACTGTACGGGCGAAGCATTTGGAGAACTATTTTTGGCAATGACCGATAATTTATCTTCCAAATGCTTCGCCCCTACTAACAACTGACCACTGTACGGGCGAAGCATTTGGAGAACTATTTTTGGCAATGACCGATAATTTATCTTCCAAATGCTTCGCCCCTACTAACAACTGACAACTGTACGGGCGAAGCATTTGGAGAACTATTTTTGGCAATGACCGATAATTTACCTTCCAAATGCTTCGCCCCTACTAACAACTGACAACTGTACGGGCGAAGCATTTGGAGAACTATTTTTGGCAATGACCGATAATTTACCTTCCAAATGCTTCGCCCCTACTAACAACTGACCACTGACAACTAAAATAAAACCTCATGATTAAAAGTGTAAATTCGATTCCGGCCTTTGATATTAAACAACAATATGCCACCATTGAAACTGAAGTAAGTGCTGCTGTCTTAGCGGTTCTGGCTTCTGGGCGTTATATTGGTGGTCCAGCAGTTACAGATTTTGAACAACAGTTTGCAGCTTATCATGGCGTAAGCGAATGCGTAACTTGTAACTCTGGTACTGATGCCCTATTTTTAGCATTACGCGCTTTAGGAATTGGTGCAGGTGATGAAGTTATTACTACACCCTTTACTTTTTTTGCGACAACAGAAGTTATCAGTGCGGTAGGGGCAATACCAGTATTTGTAGATATTGATGCGACTACCTTTAATTTAGATGTAGAAAAAGTAGCAGCAGCGATTACAGCAAAAACCAAGGCAATTATGCCAGTGCATTTATTTGGACTCCCTGTAGATATGACAGGATTAATGGAGATTGCCAAAGCTCATAATTTAGCAGTAATTGAAGATTGCGCTCAAGCTACCGGTGCAAGTTGGGAAAATCAAAAAGTTGGGAGTATTGGACATATTGGTTGTTTTAGTTTTTACCCTACCAAAAATCTCGGTGGTTGCGGTGATGGTGGGGCAATTACCACAAATGATCCAGCGATCGCTACTCAATTGCGAATTTTGCGGGAACATGGTAGTAAAGTAAGATATATTCATGAAGAAATCGGTGTCAATAGTCGTTTAGATGCTATTCAAGCCGTAATTCTGCAAATCAAACTCCGCTATCTCGATCTTTGGAATAACAGACGCAAGCAAATCGCTGATTATTATTACCAACACCTCAGCCAAGTTTCTGATATTATTGTCCCCCAGGAATTTACCTCCGGAGTTGGTGTTTGGAATCAATACACCATTCGCATCTCTGGAGAAAGACGTAATGGTGCAAGTGGTAAATATCGAGATTCCGTAAAAAACCAAATGCAGGAACAGGGTGTTAATTCCATGATTTACTATCCCTTACCTTTGCATTTGCAACCAGTATATAAAAATTTAGGTTATCAACCAGGACAATTGCCAGTATCAGAACAAGCAAGTCAAGAAGTTTTATCTTTACCCATGTTCCCAGAATTGGAGCAAGAACAACAAGATAAAGTCATTGATACTTTGAAAAATTGTTTATCTTGAATTGTTCAGAGATCAGGGGTGCAGGGGTCAAGGGGCAGGGAGAATGTTGATCTTACCTCTTACCTCTTACCTCTTACCTGTTCCCTGTTCCCTGTTCCCTGTTCCCTCTTACGCAAATGTGCGAGTATTTGCAGTCGCTAAAGCTTCTACTAAACTCCGCACGGCAGCAATCATAGCGATTTCGCTGTTGAGTTGGTTGATAGCTGAACCAACACCAACACCAGATGCACCAGCAGCGATCGCTAAAGGTGCAGTAACATTAGAAATACCAGAAGCACACAGTACAGGTACAGAAACCGCACGGGCAATTTCATAAGCTGCGGCTAAAGTGGGAGCAGCCTTTTCAATTAAACCCAAAGTACCAGGGTGAATAGGATTGCTGCTAGTACCACCTTCAGTTTGAATAATATCAGCACCAGCTTTCACCAAATCTTCAGCCAGTTGTACCTGTTGGTCTAAGGTGAGAATATGGGGAACAGTCACAGATAGGGTAATTTCTGGCAGCAAGGCACGGGTTTGGCGAGTTAGTTCCAAAACCTCAGCAGCTTCAAATCTGCGTCCTTGGGCGTAGAAAGAATCGAAATTACCAATTTCAATCAAATCCGCA is a window encoding:
- a CDS encoding ABC transporter permease, with the translated sequence MPELIKLDMVDLALAIGLMAVAIGISAWEQLGLELNLSVATGRTILQLLVLGYTFDFIFAVNNVWAVLGILAIILTITVIITRNRISQKIPQVLPLAGSAIFVSTSLTLLYTNFLIIQPERWYEPRYIIPLAGILLGNAMNAAAIAGERLVSSINQFPTEIETHLSLGATPEQAIKPYRKEAIRAAIMPTLNQMMLIGMVTIPTFTNGQLLAGVAPLEAVSYEILIIFMVAVTNLLTTILITKGLCRQFFNSAMQLVR
- a CDS encoding ATP-binding protein, which codes for MDVTEILQFADQLILNKTGKRLDDLQKTVITGVYDGKTYETIADECHRSESRVRSVGRKLWQILSESLGEDVNKHNFCWTIERVINSQLVNIVNSNIHYCHNNKESSENTEQSIKDQVYHDLTIAPKINRFCDRTAEIDTLSNWILNQNTHLISILGLSGIGKTTLVKRFIDLHQQKFDAIVWRSLKFPQSLNLLLDDLLKHHKLDSLPTINDKLKQLFDILTNKKCLIILDDLQNIFIPSQFAGKYQPEYQDYQTLFKMITETQHQSSVILISQEQCPEMECLDEELYPIKSLELSGLDNPEILKNTGLKNKDSWLKLIKLYEGNLLYLKSISILINKNYDDQVADFLAENTLHITNQMQSHFQETFHHLSPQEQQIVLELSKFENPISREELRQSLNLSSVDFNNGLQSLQQRYLVTKIKEDRILFKLSPVFQEYMRNPGLVI
- a CDS encoding papain fold toxin domain-containing protein — its product is MKYLTLKQKQYLAEIANSYANLQCVQCAVAIKNYLQLVGIQGKLITINTQADLDYRNCFLYDDSIGGDAISETGYHEGVMVIIDGIEIVFDNHHPQGVAKVEWLANFQFFGKIHLGQELIVIEENF
- a CDS encoding DegT/DnrJ/EryC1/StrS family aminotransferase, producing MIKSVNSIPAFDIKQQYATIETEVSAAVLAVLASGRYIGGPAVTDFEQQFAAYHGVSECVTCNSGTDALFLALRALGIGAGDEVITTPFTFFATTEVISAVGAIPVFVDIDATTFNLDVEKVAAAITAKTKAIMPVHLFGLPVDMTGLMEIAKAHNLAVIEDCAQATGASWENQKVGSIGHIGCFSFYPTKNLGGCGDGGAITTNDPAIATQLRILREHGSKVRYIHEEIGVNSRLDAIQAVILQIKLRYLDLWNNRRKQIADYYYQHLSQVSDIIVPQEFTSGVGVWNQYTIRISGERRNGASGKYRDSVKNQMQEQGVNSMIYYPLPLHLQPVYKNLGYQPGQLPVSEQASQEVLSLPMFPELEQEQQDKVIDTLKNCLS
- a CDS encoding type II toxin-antitoxin system PemK/MazF family toxin, whose amino-acid sequence is MVDIKRGDIVLCDLNPVRGTEQAGIRPVVIVQIDQANKVSPHTIIVPLTSKIRQTILTSHVFIPANTGGLKQDSVILCEQIRVIDKLRINKIIGHLEDDYLFKLEQALSVILGINFNKTEKIIDEL
- a CDS encoding WD40 repeat domain-containing protein, which gives rise to MMTKYSMEKIEGWVFLISRSKNLGFRTIVAPDFMCDARVSSFIESVAGGNVTEAKKAICRQIHNSPVGDLTLVFRVIETTYKDMGIPGDGIIKDSFGREIPFIEGVVFRNKLTKIKVDEDIFAKIHNDIKHPYQAFWQWSSPKATIPSKLQNFETSSEYFELIIQEPYTNSPKIEDSSQKKWDLLHKIKLDHEICDFDISTQGTFLAVRFDDTWQTLARVPFDATNGEDIKYDDQNKLEKKHQIFPSKLINNIPFVGEQILELVQRAEPGIYHQSPTSINQNDYIATGIVNGDINYIKIYDHNCKEKYSILIQGGNNTRITSLSFINKDLIICGCKDGTIQLFNWKTQKNIDNQQHGIGKQITSITISSDNKTLASSDSGGNICFWEIVDLTICEKHEIMNAHKIHNGMKINSLAFNPDGKILASVGEDNYQIKLWNLLGEEVGILEEENSSDLGHDIINTITFSSNGKLLASGDNKGYIKIWDFINKKLLPFDEIKQHDSAVTSLTFIPNTQILISGSKDKTIKFWQQR
- a CDS encoding thioredoxin family protein: MVLTASTMLPLGTKAPDFHLPEVVSRKIISLDNFADKKALLIMFICRHCPFVKHIQQELARLDQDYSNSDLGIIAISANDAKNYPNDAPESLKDMAIELGFDFTFCYDETQETAKAYTAACTPDFFLFDSDRKLVYRGQLDDSRPSNNQPVTGKDLRAAITAVLNNQPVTSEQKPSIGCNIKWKSGNDPSY
- the aroA gene encoding 3-phosphoshikimate 1-carboxyvinyltransferase, which codes for MSAIVINLETQANSSDHLIIQRPASELSLQGRIRVPGDKSISHRALMLGAIAEGETQIQGLLLGEDPRSTAACFRALGAEISELNTELVKVKGIGLGNFQEPINVLDAGNSGTTMRLMLGLLASHPGRFFTVTGDSSLRSRPMSRVVKPLQQMGAQIWGRKGNTLAPLAIQGQALQPIHYHSPIASAQVKSCILLAGLNTQGQTTVTEPALSRDHSERMLRAYGAELSIDPDRNSVTITGGAKLYGQTVIVPGDISSAAFWLVAGAIVPGSDLVVENVGVNPTRTGILEALALMGADIQLENQREVAGEPVADIRVRSGGLKSCTIAGDIIPRLIDEIPILAVAAAFAEGTTIIRDAEELRVKESDRITVMAQQLNKMGAKITELPDGMEITGGTPLVGAEVDSHTDHRIAMSLAIAALNATGTTTIHRAEAAAISYPNFTITLREICQ